The DNA window CTCACCCGCGAGAGCGAGTGCCAGGTCCCCATCCCGCCCCAGTGACGCGCTTCCGCGTCGTGGCGTCCCTCGTCACGTCGCCGCGTCCTCGCGGTCAGCTGCCCCTTCTCGCCTTCTTCCCCGCCTCGCGCGCACCCCTCGAACCCTCCCGCCGCTGACCTGCAGAGCCGTGTCGCCCGCCGGGCGGGCTCGGTGCGCTGAGCGTGTTCACTCCACGTTCACCCAGGGCTGAGGGTTAGTTAGCCGTTGCGCTAAGTGTTGGCTGGTGATACTCAACTTCGTGGAACAGCATTCAGAACAGCTCAGCGACATCTTCCAGGCGCTTGCCGATCCCACACGCCGTGCCGTGCTGGGGCGATTGTGCAAGGGCCCTGCGAGCATAAGCGATCTGGCAAAGCCATTCGACATGGCATTGCCGTCCTTCATGAAGCACATCCAGCTCCTCGAAGGCAGCGGATTGATCCAGAGCCGCAAGGAAGGTCGCGTGAGGACCTGTGCCATCGAGACGACGCAGTTCGCTGCGATCGAGGCATGGCTGTCCGCTCAACGCGAGCTCTGGGAAGGCCGCACCGACAGGCTCGAACGGTTCGTCACCATCGCCCCGAGAAAAGAGAGAAACCACATGAATCGCTCTTCGAATGCAGAACTGGACCTGACGATATCGCGCATCATCAAGGCGCCTCGCTCCATCATCTGGAATGCCTGGACCGACCGCGCGAGCTTCGAGCAATGGTGGATCCCGGCGCCGGCCAGATGCAAGGTGCTGGAGATGGATCTGCGCCCGGGCGGCGCGCTCGTGACCCAGATGAGCGAGAACGGTGGTGATTTCATGCCGCACCTGAGCGGCTGTTTCCTCGAAATCGTCGACGGCGAGCGGATCGTCTTCACCAATGCGCTGGTCGGCGGCTTCCGGCCTGCCGAGCAGCCCTTCATGACGGCCGTCATCACCCTGCGAGACCACCCGGCGGGCACCGACTACGTGGCCCACGTGATGCACAAGAGCCCAGCCGATCGAAAGATGCACGAAGAGATGGGCTTCTTCGACGGCTGGGGGACCTGCCTGGAGCAGCTCGCCACGCTCGCCGAGCGACGTGCATGACCAGCGCTCGCCCCCTGCGCCGGCACCATCCCGGCAGACCGACCTTCGCCTGCGCCTGGACGCGCTCCCGCGCATCTCGCCAGCCCCGCCTCCCTCGGTCGCCCCCGATCTGCTAGAAGCGACGCCATGCTCCCCGCGCTGCTCGTCGCGCTCTGCGTCCTCCTCCGCGTCGTCCCTCACCCCCCGAACTTCGCCCCCGTGGGTGCCACG is part of the Chondromyces crocatus genome and encodes:
- a CDS encoding SRPBCC domain-containing protein, coding for MNRSSNAELDLTISRIIKAPRSIIWNAWTDRASFEQWWIPAPARCKVLEMDLRPGGALVTQMSENGGDFMPHLSGCFLEIVDGERIVFTNALVGGFRPAEQPFMTAVITLRDHPAGTDYVAHVMHKSPADRKMHEEMGFFDGWGTCLEQLATLAERRA